The following DNA comes from Enterobacter sp. SA187.
TTTGCGCCAGGGTATAAAAAAGCGCACGACAACGTTTCGTGTCGCCACTTCCAGCCGGGTTGAGCAGTTAAATTCGCTTGGGCTTATCGCTGACCAGACCCCGGTTGGCGTGGAGGTGATACCAGATAATGAACCGTTGTTTACCGCTAGATCTGCCATGCCGTCCGGCCGGGCATCTTACTCCCGCTACCTGCATATCTTCATTGCAATCCTGCCGATGTTTAACCCATCTCGGCGCTTCTCAGGACTCCAGAGCCGGTAAGGCCCTGTAATACCTGAACAAGGGCGCTCCTGTTGATCAGGGGTTTTCTCGTGGTTTCGCTGAACCGTCATAATCTGGTTCGGATACGTGTTTTAAAATGATATGAACAAGAAACCGGTCGCGCAGTCGGCGTACCAGCATAGTCTGCTGGCCACTCCGCCTGTTTATGGGTTGTTATCGCTGTGTTACGCTGCGATAGTAGTCAACTGTTTTATATCCACGGTCTTTCGTGCGGCAAGGGTAATTCCGACTTGCGGTAAGCCGAATTTCACAGGGTATACACTTTCAACTATGTTTGAGGTTCGCTATGTCTGACGACATGTCTTCGCCATCCCCTTCGTCAGCAGGCGAACAGGGTGTACTACGTTCCATGCAGGAGGTAGCCATGAGCTCCCAGGAAGCCAGCAAAATGCTGCGCACCTATAATATTGCCTGGTGGGGCAATAACTATTACGACGTCAACGAACTGGGGCATATCAGCGTTTGCCCGGATCCTGACGTACCGCAAGCGCGCGTTGATCTTGCTGAACTGGTAAAAGCGCGTGAAGCGCAGGGGCAGCGTCTGCCTGCACTGTTCTGCTTCCCGCAGATCCTGCAGCACCGTCTGCGTTCAATCAACGCCGCCTTTAAACGTGCGCGCGAATCCTATGGCTACAATGGCGACTACTTCCTGGTCTACCCGATTAAGGTGAACCAGCATCGTCGCGTTATTGAGTCCCTGATCCACTCCGGTGAACCCCTGGGTCTGGAAGCCGGTTCCAAAGCGGAACTGATGGCGGTGCTGGCCCATGCCGGCATGACCCGCAGCGTGATCGTCTGTAACGGTTATAAAGACCGTGAATACATCCGCCTGGCGCTGATCGGCGAAAAGATGGGCCACAAGGTCTATCTGGTGATCGAGAAGATGTCCGAGATCGCCATCGTGCTGGACGAAGCCGAACGTCTGAACGTCATCCCGCGCCTTGGCGTGCGTGCGCGTCTGGCGTCGCAGGGCTCCGGTAAATGGCAGTCCTCCGGCGGTGAAAAATCCAAATTCGGCCTGGCTGCCACCCAGGTGCTGCAACTGGTGGAAATTCTGCGTGAACGCGGTCGTCTGGACAGCATCCAGCTGCTGCACTTCCACCTCGGCTCGCAGATGGCGAATATTCGCGATATCGCCAACGGCGTGCGTGAATCCGCCCGTTTCTACGTTGAGCTGCATAAGCTGGGCGTGAACATCCAGTGCTTCGACGTGGGCGGCGGCCTGGGCGTGGACTATGAAGGCACGCGCTCGCAGTCCGACTGCTCCGTTAACTACGGCCTGAACGAATACGCCAACAACATTATCTGGGCGATTGGCGATGCCTGCGAAGAGCACGGCCTGCCGCATCCGACGGTGATCACCGAGTCTGGCCGCGCCGTGACCGCGCACCATACCGTGCTGGTGTCCAACATCATCGGCGTGGAGCGTAACGAATACACCGAGCCGACCGCGCCGTCCGAAGACGCACCGCGCGCGCTGCAAAGTATGTGGGAAACCTGGGGCGAAATGCACCAGCCGGGTACCCGTCGCTCCCTGCGCGAATGGCTGCACGACAGCCAAATGGATCTGCACGACATTCACGTCGGCTACTCCTCCGGCGCTTACTCCCTGCAGGATCGCGCCTGGGCGGAACAGCTCTACCTGAGCATGTGCCACGAAGTGCAGAAGCAGCTGGATCCGAGCAATCGCGCCCATCGCCCGATTATCGATGAGCTGCAGGAACGTATGGCGGATAAAATTTACGTCAACTTCTCGCTGTTCCAGTCGATGCCGGATGCCTGGGGTATCGATCAGCTGTTCCCGGTGATGCCGCTGGAAGGGCTGAACCAGGTGCCGGAACGTCGCGCGGTGCTGCTGGATATTACCTGTGACTCGGATGGCGCTATCGATCACTATGTGGATGGCGACGGTATTGCCACCACCATGCCGATGCCGCAGTACGATCCGGAAAACCCGCCGCCGCTGGGCTTCTTTATGGTGGGCGCGTATCAGGAAATTCTCGGCAACATGCATAACCTGTTCGGTGACACCGAAGCGGTGGACGTGTTTGTCTTCCCGGATGGCAGCGTGGAAGTCGAGCTGTCTGACGAAGGCGATACCGTGGCCGATATGCTGGAATATGTGCAGCTGGATCCGAAAACGCTGTTAACGCATTTCCGCGATCAGGTGAAACAAACCGATCTGGATACGGATCTGCAACAGCAGTTCCTCGAAGAATTTGAAGCCGGACTGTACGGGTATACCTACCTGGAAGACGAGTAATCGACTCCCGCTTCGCCCCTAATCCCTTTCTCGTCGGGTTTAACGACGCGGAGGGGATTTTTTTTATATCGACTTTACGAAAGAGGTCACAGACATGAGCACCTTAGGTCATCAGTACGATAACTCTCTGGTATCTAACGCCTTTGGTTTTTTACGCCTTCCGATGAATTTCCAGCCGTATGACAGTGATGCTGACTGGGTGATCACCGGTGTACCTTTTGATATGGCGACCTCCGGCCGTGCCGGTAGCCGTCATGGGCCGGGCGCAATCCGTCAGGTGTCCACCAACCTCGCCTGGGAACACAACCGTTTCCCGTGGAACTTCGACATGCGCGAGCGCCTGAATGTCGTCGACTGCGGCGATCTGGTGTATGCCTTCGGCGATGCGCGCGAAATGAGCGAAAAATTACAGGCCCATGCGGAAAAACTGCTGGCGGCCGGTAAGCGTATGCTCTCCTTCGGCGGCGACCACTTCGTCACGCTGCCGCTGCTGCGCGCCCATGCGAAACACTTCGGCAAAATGGCGCTGGTGCATTTCGATGCCCACACCGACACCTACGCGAACGGTTGCGAGTTCGACCACGGCACCATGTTCTACACCGCGCCGAAAGAAGGCCTGATCGATCCGCACCACTCCGTGCAGATCGGTATCCGTACCGAGTTCGACAAAGACAACGGCTTTACCGTGCTGGATGCCTGCCAGGTGAACGATCGCAGCGTGGACGACATTCTCGCCCAGGTGAAACAGATTGTGGGCGACATGCCGGTTTATCTGAGCTTTGATATCGACTG
Coding sequences within:
- the speA gene encoding biosynthetic arginine decarboxylase, whose translation is MSDDMSSPSPSSAGEQGVLRSMQEVAMSSQEASKMLRTYNIAWWGNNYYDVNELGHISVCPDPDVPQARVDLAELVKAREAQGQRLPALFCFPQILQHRLRSINAAFKRARESYGYNGDYFLVYPIKVNQHRRVIESLIHSGEPLGLEAGSKAELMAVLAHAGMTRSVIVCNGYKDREYIRLALIGEKMGHKVYLVIEKMSEIAIVLDEAERLNVIPRLGVRARLASQGSGKWQSSGGEKSKFGLAATQVLQLVEILRERGRLDSIQLLHFHLGSQMANIRDIANGVRESARFYVELHKLGVNIQCFDVGGGLGVDYEGTRSQSDCSVNYGLNEYANNIIWAIGDACEEHGLPHPTVITESGRAVTAHHTVLVSNIIGVERNEYTEPTAPSEDAPRALQSMWETWGEMHQPGTRRSLREWLHDSQMDLHDIHVGYSSGAYSLQDRAWAEQLYLSMCHEVQKQLDPSNRAHRPIIDELQERMADKIYVNFSLFQSMPDAWGIDQLFPVMPLEGLNQVPERRAVLLDITCDSDGAIDHYVDGDGIATTMPMPQYDPENPPPLGFFMVGAYQEILGNMHNLFGDTEAVDVFVFPDGSVEVELSDEGDTVADMLEYVQLDPKTLLTHFRDQVKQTDLDTDLQQQFLEEFEAGLYGYTYLEDE
- the yqgB gene encoding acid stress response protein YqgB, producing the protein MNKKPVAQSAYQHSLLATPPVYGLLSLCYAAIVVNCFISTVFRAARVIPTCGKPNFTGYTLSTMFEVRYV
- the speB gene encoding agmatinase, whose product is MSTLGHQYDNSLVSNAFGFLRLPMNFQPYDSDADWVITGVPFDMATSGRAGSRHGPGAIRQVSTNLAWEHNRFPWNFDMRERLNVVDCGDLVYAFGDAREMSEKLQAHAEKLLAAGKRMLSFGGDHFVTLPLLRAHAKHFGKMALVHFDAHTDTYANGCEFDHGTMFYTAPKEGLIDPHHSVQIGIRTEFDKDNGFTVLDACQVNDRSVDDILAQVKQIVGDMPVYLSFDIDCLDPAFAPGTGTPVIGGLTSDRAIKLVRGLKDLNIVGMDVVEVAPAYDQSEITALAAATLALEMLYIQAAKKGE